The Archocentrus centrarchus isolate MPI-CPG fArcCen1 chromosome 3, fArcCen1, whole genome shotgun sequence sequence cactggtgccctgtgcttttcacagatgagagcagtttcaccctgagcacatgtgacagatgtgaaagggtctggagaattcaattcaattcaattttatttgtgtagcgccaaatcacaagtcgcctcaaggtgctttatattgtaaggtaaagaccctaaaataattacatagaaaacccaacagtcaaaacgaccctctTTGAGCAAAcgtttggcgacagtgggaaggaaaaactcgcttttaacaggaagaaacctccagcagaaccaggctcagggaggggcggtcatctgccacaaccagttgaggctgaggggagagagacaggacaaaagacatgctgtggaagagagacagagattaataataactaatgattaaatgcagagtggggtataaacagagtaaaaagaggtgaataaaaagaaagtgcatcatgggaacccccccagcagcctaggcctaaagcagcataactgagggctggttcagggtcatctgatccagccctaactataagcttgatcaaaaaggtaagtcttaagcctaatcttaaaaatagagagggtgtctgtctcccaaatccaagctgggagctggttccacagaagaggggcctgaaagctgaaggctctgcctcccattctactcttaagtattctaggaaccacaagtaagccagcagtctgagagtgaagtgctttattggggtgatacagtactatgaggtctttgagataaggtggggcctgattattcaagaccttgtatgtgagaagaagaattttaaattcaattctagatttaacataGAGCGAATGAAGATATGGGAgcaatctgctctctctttctagtccctctcagtactctagctgcagcattttgtatcagctgaaggcttttcagggagctttcaggacagcctgataataacgaattacaatagtccaccctagaagtaataaatgcatgaattagcttttaagcatcactctgagaaaggatgtttctaattttagaaatattgtgcaaatacaaaaaagcagtcctacatatttgtttaatatgtgcattgaaggacatatcctggtcaaataTGACTCcgagatttctcacagtgttcctggaggccaaagtaatgccatccagagtaaatatgTGGTTCGAGACcatatttctaagatttgtggggccaagtacaagtacttcagttttctctgaatttagaagcaggaaattagagatcatccaggcctttatgtctttaagacattcctgcagtttaactaattgatgtgtcatctggcttcatggacagataaagctgggtatcatctgcataacaatgaaaattgatgcaatgctttctaataatactgcctaagtgAAGCacgtataatgtaaatagaattggtcctagcacagaaccctgtggaactccataattaaccttagtgtgtgaagaagactccccatttacatgaacaggCCTACAAATTCCAGAAGAACACTGATGTTTGAAATGCTCAGGGCCACTGCTGATCTTTGCTGACTGGCTGAGAGGAACTATGTGGTTTTACAACCTCATGCACAGGGAGGCCAATTTTGATGGTTGTTTAAGTTATCAGATATGGATATTCATCTAATGTTATGTGTAGTTCTTTAAACTTGTCCAGTGTGAGCTGGTGCTCAAAAGGAAGTAAGGCAGAATTGGCCCCTCAAAAGTACCAGCACTGCTAAACAACAGATATCTCTTCATTGTACATTCCCAAGTGGTGCTGGTGTGGAGCCAGCTGCCTTTTTAGAAATTGTTACACAACATTGCCAGCAGAAGTTGTTACCGAAGCCCCGCCTGTAATTGCTGACATCAGTGGTTCCAATTTTGTAGCCATGTGTCGATGCCAGATGTTTTGACAGCATCACAAATCTGTATTTGGTGAACAACGGTGACTGATGGAAACACAAGATAGGGCAGGCTGAGGCAAGGGTGGTTAGCAGcaatcaaactttaaaaaactCTTACATATAGCACCTTTTACTTATTACAGACAAAACTTATTTTTCATAGTGCCATTCCAGCCCTTATATTGTGTTAGTGGACCAAGACAGGCAAAATGCACACAGATAATTTTGAGATTTGACAAGATGGAATTGGTAAGAAATTAGTGATTACTGTCAGACAAGGAAACTAATGTGACTGGTGCGTCATCGCTTGTACATGCACTTTGCAGCTCTCACGGCTGGCTTGTGAACAACTCAGCTCAGCCATTTTCATCAATCTAAGACCTGAACCACAcctttatttgtatttcataGATCATATTTCAACATATAGTGCTTTGTTCTGATTCAAAACCTATAGTTCTCACATTAACGTCCCGTGCAGCACCACTATGTGCCGTAAAGTTGCTTCAACAGCACACCCAGATGAAAGCCTTATTTTCTTATGTGGCTTTCAATATGAATGACTTTTGGggggagatcccccaggacacctaCATATTACCATGGGCCTGTAGGTGAAGTCATATAAAAGGCCTCTCTCACTGTCCAGAAAATAGCAACATTGCAAGGGAAAAAAGTAGGGTCACTCCTGTACTGTTAACATAACCCAGGATCTTatgcagtttgttgttttgtcgCATAACTTGAAGTGTCTTCAGACACGTGCTTATGGTATAGCCTACTTCTTTAGAGCAATTATTAAAACAGTTCTGTTGGACTATTTTGTAGTTGAAACATACAGTGGGAAATAAAATAAGTTGTAGGTCAATAACTAAAGACCAGTGAAAAAATCTAATTTAGACAGTATCAAACTTATGAACACACAATCATAAAATAACCCCCATCATCTCTCAAGAACGTAACAGAATTCAAAGCTTTGCAACTttatatgaaatatatttaaaagcTTTATAAGTAGTAGGGATGATAAAAACACATCACGTTTTGAGTTTATCGGGTTTTCACAGATTTTCATTACTTGGTATTCACAGGTTTTtggaaaaaattttaaatattaacattttcaCATCTCCACACTAACCTTATTTAGACCACCCTAATCGCTGGGGTAATAGTAATATTTTAAGAGGTTTAAGTACAAATATTATAAGCGATGTGACGAATATATGGATGATCCGTATCTAGACAAAAATGAATAGTGCGATGCTCCTGGGAAGCCTCAAATGACCCATTTCCATCCGTGAGCTGTTTATTAAATCTCATAACTATCTGTATAGAAATGTAACTTAATCTACACAATGGCCTAATGCTGTTCATGTAAAGACGAGAGTGATCATTCTTCTCTACTGGATAGTTTGAAGTACCGCTTATGATTCGCGTTTCCGTTTCAGGATTAGTAAGGGGGGAAATGCTCCCTTATACACTCTTTGATAACAAATCTTCTTCACCATTGGCTAGTTGGTACATATCCCACAATCCACCGCCTTACAACTTCCTTTTTCCTTTCGGCCATTTTCCTCCCTTGTAGGTATGTAAAGTTATCctccaaatatttttaaataatccgCTTTAATCCTCGATTTTTACTCTGTGTTTGTGAGTTTCACTCACAGTCtgaaaaagtgtgttttgtCACCTTTGAAATAAGGTGATTATTGTCATGAGTTTGTTCGCTGAATTGCTGAGTAGCTAATGTTTTAACGCTGATGGCCGGTGAAGCTGGCTGGCTGTTGGTAGCTCTGTTTAAACCGTAACCCTCAAAATAAAGATGAACCTACGTGGATGCCGAAATGGCGAAGACAATTAATTACTATGCGTAGCAGTTTGTAACGATAATAGCGGTGCACGAAGGCAGCCGACTGCATCGTTAACGCGCTAGCTTAGCATCTTAGCTCTGTGTAAAGCGGAGGTTAGCCGGCATGACTGTCCGCTCATGTGTGTGTGCCACGCTGTATTGCAGGGAAGCAGGCAGCCATGGCCCCCAGCCGGAATGGAATGATCCTGAACCCTCACTTCCACAAAGACTGGCAGAAAAGAGTGCGCACCTGGTTCAACCAGCCAGCCAGGAAGATCCGCAGGTGAGGAAGACTGGGACGGGCGCTAACTCGAGCTACCGTACCCTCCAGCCACTTCATAAACGAGTGCCACTCAATTCAGAGGGCTGTTCTAGACCCGTAAAGTTGAAGTAAACAGTATAATCAAACCAGAATTAACCCCATGTTTGTATCAAAATAAGATTTAGCGTGATAGACGTGTATTATACAAACTAGTTACGGTGTGTTATATGCGTCTGTGTGAGATGGTAGTTAATAGTCTCTGTCCATTGGGACGTTAtcatttattatatttgaaAACTGGAACAATGAGATAATTTACTGAAGCAACTGTTCCTAATTTCATTGTAGCCATCAGTGTAATTGAGCTGATTAAGCTGTTGGTCAAAGAGGGCATTTATTTTTGATAGTGATGATATTTTACTGATGTTAAATGTCATCCAGAGGTTAGTGTGTGATGCTGTGGGCTCTTAGAGATGGTTTAGACTTGTGCAGTGAGTCTTTGTAGAGCCCACATCGTAACCTACTAAGTTGCCGAAGTTGTTACCAGCAGTTATAGTGCATTAtatgttaattaccttgtgtgtttTGGCATTTTACATGTAGTGCCAGCCACGATAGAAGCTTTTGGTCagttgtggtcagtttttatttttccaaaggcAAACATATTTATCCCTAAAGCccaccccccaccacacacactcatactccTTTGTACATTCCCTCATGTCCATTCTGATAGTTTTGTCAATCTCCCCCCAGGtatctgctgacatttgtgattCCTTATATTGATACTGTGATTATTTACTTATATTGGGCCAATAGTTGTCATTCTCTCACTCATAAATTTCACTCATAAattcttaaaacaaaaaaaaaaactgcagcgtaaaagtagccagaaatgcataGGAGCAGTACCGAACAGGGCAATCACAGTAGTTGCAGGCTGCATCGATAGGTAGTTACATTTCTAGCAAGGTGCAAGTCAGGTTACAACTTAGGTTATGTCATGGGGCTTCAGAGAGGTTTGTGGTTATGACGTACTTCCCGCATTAGTTGGACAGGGTTGGTTTCATCAGGTCACCAATTGCTGTTCTTATCTTGTTCTGCATTGTTTCTGAAAATTAGTTTAGGATTTGAATCATGTTATTAAATGTCTTGTTGGCTTTAAAAATGTTGTGGTTGATAGTTTAGTAGTTAACTAATTAAATACTAACAATCATCGGATAGgtcagcatggtggttagcactgctgcgtCACAGcttgaaggtctgggttcgaatccaccatgacctgggcctttctgtgtggagtttgcgtgttctccccttgtttgtgtgggttttctccaggtattccggcttcctcccacagtccaaaggcatgcaattagtggggttaggttaatgggtgattctaaattgcttatatgtgtgaatgtgagtgtctTTTAGCTTGTGAGTACACTAGCTTTGAAAATTTtgacaaactttaaaaaaaaaaaaaaaaattttggtcACCGTATTTTCTGACATCCTCATGATAGTCACTGACATCAGTTGTCACTGATATTGATTAGAGCAAGTTTGTGGCTGAGATATTGGTGCATCTTTTTCTGTGATCAGTGTTCTTGTCTTtgaatacaaaaatacaaatacaaaatacagactTACTCTTGATTTTCTTATTGTTGTGGCTTTTTTTAAGTGACTCATTGGTTGAGCAACTGTAATAACCTCTTTCCTCAGGCGAAAGGCTCGTCAGGCTAAAGCCCGCCTCATTGCTCCTCGTCCTGTCGCCGGACCCCTGAGGCCACAGGTTCGGTGTCCCACTATCAGGTACCACACCAAGGTTCGTGCCGGACGTGGCTTCACCCTCGAGGAACTGAAGGTAATACGATATAGTTATCTGTAAATGTTTCATTAGAAGGTAAAGGTCATTTATTTACGTAGTCCTAAAATTGTAATACAGCGACTTTAAAAAATTCTGTGCTTCATTGACACAAAAGTGGAAGAAGCAGCAAACCAGCTGATTGATGGTGTTTGGCAATGGTTTGGTTTGGTAGAAGTTTCTCTATATCAGAATGAACCTGTAAAAACTAGGAAGTTATCATGATCTCTACATCAGAAGTGATATTTAGAGTTATTGTGGATGGAAACTGGAACAGACTATTAAACTTTGTTATAAATCATCCTTCTCGTCCAGTCAAAGAACTCAGTGGCTGTAGAAGAACTTCATGTTCTTGCCAAGGTGTACTATGGCAAAAGCATCAATTCTGTCTGTCtgagaaaaataaacttttcatgAGAAACAGCTGAGAGCATATGTccttttttctgaattttgtttttcttaagtgTGCATGCATAGCACTATAAATCAAAACATTTATGTTTAAAGCTGctataaaaattatatttgaaaTCAGCTTGACAGGTCTTCAAAATTCCTGACCACTACCAAGAGACTAGGAGTAAAGTTTACTCTTGCAAGATAATCAACTAAACAATGAATGTCCATGAACTTTTTCCAGTCATAACCAGGCCCAGTACTAATGTGAGTGCTCTCATTGTTGGTCAGTGTTAGTAAACCCTGAGTTGTGATCTTGCTTTGCGAGTGGCCCTAACTAAATAATACCTCAGCAAGCAAGTTAACCACTGACGGTGGACGTGTTCAGAAATTTAACaaccatttttttgttttgcatccaGATGATGACAAATCTCCGGAATCGCTGTATTTGCTTGATGAATACATTGAacccattttctgatggctgctatttgttatttaaaaaacaagcaatttcATTCTGACAGtttgacatcagtattttatcATGTAGAGGGCATGCGATCAAAATCAGAATTGTAAATGATCGAGTCCTCGTGCTAATATTCCTGCAGGCGGCTGGCATCCACAAAAAGACGGCCCGCACCATTGGCATCTCAGTGGACCCTCGCCGTCGCAACAGATCCACAGAATCTCATCAGGCTAATGTGCAGCGCCTGAAGGAGTACCGCTCCAAGCTCATCCTGTTCCCCAGGAAGGCTTCTGCCCCCAAGAAGGGAGATAGCACTGTAAGTTTGttgttcatgttttcatgtggaGTACAAAAATGTTACTTTGGTGTTGCTGGTGGCTATTAATTCTTGGTTTTGTCTCAATTCCTGGGGAAAAACAAGTGTTAAAACATTCAACAAAAGCATGTGGCCAATAGGAGTTAGCTGTGTATAAAAGCTGAAAAGGGACAGTTTTGGAGCCCTCTTTGGTGTGAAAGTGCCATTTCCTTAAAAAATCCCTTTAAAtgtattaacagaaaaaaaaaggggaaaaaaaagaggggtgCTGTGGCTAAAATAAGAATTGCTCATACATTTTGAGATAATGAGCCGAAGAGATTTCAGACAGACTGGGCAGCAGTCTTTTTAGTGAAGGATCATTTGCAGTCTGAATGCTTTTTCAACTGCTTCCTTTAGACTGCATGGGATTTCAGGTAACCCAGGTAACCTGGGCACATTTCTACTAATTTAGAAATTTGGTTGACCAGGCATGCTGATGAATTTCAGGGTTTCTCTGTTGGATCATCATTATAACACGCAGTTTGCACAGTAATTCCATGCTGCTTGTCGGCCGCAGCTCACTCTGACTTTTTAAGCCAAGCTCCGC is a genomic window containing:
- the rpl13 gene encoding large ribosomal subunit protein eL13, which gives rise to MAPSRNGMILNPHFHKDWQKRVRTWFNQPARKIRRRKARQAKARLIAPRPVAGPLRPQVRCPTIRYHTKVRAGRGFTLEELKAAGIHKKTARTIGISVDPRRRNRSTESHQANVQRLKEYRSKLILFPRKASAPKKGDSTEEELKMATQLTGPVMPIRTVYKKEKARVISEDEKNFKAFASLRMARANARLFGIRAKRAKEAAEQDVEKKK